A part of Hydrogenobacter sp. T-8 genomic DNA contains:
- a CDS encoding AAA family ATPase — translation MAGDYVVGCKHCEEAFVKASFAVDDFEIIDLTPSPASTIEDKEWWRRYLEEGYNLLLEGPPGEGKSRMAYQIADQLVSEGWEAIYIDGGPHVGAKDLLGGVSIRGGSTTYRPGLLLKAFMQAEKGQKVVVVIDELPRIPVREQGILVASLFPKWIGGKRVFTLSVPELGRTFFAPAENLWFIATGNLGEGYVNSALSDKALEERFASETIKMSLNQVQTLLTELVVKRGFSPSLAQKLVKVREKMEKAYAEGAVATFLSYRQLERAVKLARKEEEVPQLLVKYYSRDIEERAVLEKALQGVFT, via the coding sequence ATGGCAGGGGATTATGTGGTAGGGTGCAAACACTGCGAGGAGGCATTTGTAAAAGCCTCCTTTGCAGTGGATGATTTTGAAATCATTGACCTTACTCCCTCCCCCGCCTCCACCATAGAGGATAAAGAATGGTGGAGGAGATACTTAGAGGAGGGCTACAATCTCTTGCTTGAAGGCCCTCCTGGGGAAGGGAAGAGCAGAATGGCTTATCAGATAGCTGACCAGCTCGTATCAGAGGGCTGGGAAGCTATCTATATTGACGGAGGACCCCACGTGGGGGCAAAAGACCTCTTAGGTGGGGTCAGCATAAGAGGGGGCAGCACCACCTACCGCCCCGGGCTTCTCCTCAAAGCCTTTATGCAGGCTGAGAAGGGGCAAAAGGTGGTGGTGGTGATAGACGAATTACCAAGGATACCAGTTCGGGAGCAGGGTATCCTCGTTGCCTCCCTATTCCCTAAGTGGATAGGGGGCAAGAGGGTATTCACCCTGTCTGTCCCCGAACTGGGGAGAACATTTTTTGCCCCAGCTGAGAACCTGTGGTTCATAGCCACAGGTAATCTCGGTGAGGGGTATGTCAATTCTGCCCTCTCCGACAAAGCCTTGGAGGAGAGGTTTGCATCTGAAACCATCAAGATGTCCTTAAATCAGGTGCAGACCCTCCTCACAGAGCTTGTTGTCAAAAGAGGCTTCTCCCCCTCTCTGGCTCAAAAGCTTGTAAAGGTCAGGGAGAAGATGGAGAAAGCCTATGCTGAGGGGGCTGTGGCTACCTTCCTCTCCTATCGTCAGCTTGAAAGAGCAGTAAAGCTGGCAAGGAAAGAGGAAGAAGTGCCACAGCTTCTTGTCAAATACTACAGCAGGGATATAGAGGAGAGGGCAGTGCTTGAAAAGGCACTGCAAGGGGTCTTTACCTGA
- a CDS encoding EAL domain-containing protein: MKNEALIKLEPVVSLRTDKVVAYEVLYRGFNREAEKAFASIDEEWDYEIFLSNVLTLRHMLENGVLPEPHRFLLNIKPSTLLVFAGSIMSLIEMLPFVVILELREDWIRDKELVELASLRKEAPFLLSLDDFGKGASNIDRIITLEPNLVKLDLEVLNKVPATSLLHLVESIKGLKLPLQLVAEKVETQEHLKKTRALNIGLAQGYLLEKKLFVV, translated from the coding sequence ATGAAAAATGAAGCACTTATTAAGCTTGAGCCGGTAGTAAGTTTAAGAACGGACAAGGTAGTGGCTTATGAGGTGCTTTACAGGGGCTTTAACAGGGAGGCGGAGAAGGCTTTTGCGTCAATAGACGAGGAGTGGGATTATGAGATATTCCTGTCAAATGTGCTTACCCTCAGGCATATGCTGGAAAACGGCGTGCTTCCTGAGCCTCACAGGTTTTTGCTGAATATCAAGCCTTCCACTCTTCTTGTTTTTGCAGGCTCTATTATGAGCCTTATAGAGATGCTACCTTTTGTGGTAATCTTAGAGCTTCGTGAGGACTGGATAAGAGATAAGGAGCTTGTAGAGCTTGCCAGCCTCAGAAAAGAGGCTCCTTTTCTTCTGTCTCTTGACGACTTTGGTAAAGGAGCTTCCAACATAGACAGGATTATTACCCTTGAGCCAAATCTGGTTAAGCTTGACCTTGAGGTTTTAAACAAAGTGCCAGCCACCAGTCTTTTGCATCTTGTAGAGAGCATAAAGGGGCTGAAACTCCCCCTGCAGCTTGTAGCTGAAAAAGTGGAAACTCAGGAGCATCTCAAAAAGACAAGAGCCTTAAATATAGGACTGGCTCAGGGGTATCTGCTGGAGAAAAAACTTTTTGTAGTCTAA
- a CDS encoding type II toxin-antitoxin system antitoxin SocA domain-containing protein — MDPLRREKLENAIAYFAKRHYEKTGRPLTKIYLYKYLAFMDFLSVRETGRPAIGLRYLAMKYGPVPVGIIVHTLEPPCLIPLLPVLVHI; from the coding sequence ATGGACCCTCTAAGAAGGGAAAAACTGGAGAATGCTATAGCCTACTTTGCAAAAAGGCATTATGAAAAGACTGGCAGACCACTAACGAAGATATACCTTTATAAATACTTGGCTTTCATGGATTTTCTATCGGTCAGAGAAACAGGAAGACCAGCTATAGGGCTTAGATATCTGGCAATGAAATATGGACCTGTGCCAGTGGGCATAATAGTCCATACTTTAGAGCCACCCTGCCTAATTCCTTTGCTACCTGTTTTGGTGCATATATAA
- a CDS encoding DEAD/DEAH box helicase, with the protein MSLYKWQKECLELIKDRNGIISAPTNAGKTKVAYLWMDVKGAVEGRHKIIYTVPIKALANEKTDELIQLYGKEHVGIETGDVKVRENSPILVCTQEIYTRKYARQKKDFKVVMDEFHYIFSAKDRARAYIDGIRYAQKSHRLLIMSATLSKPERIKAYLEKNTGKDFVLYETDFRPTKLIFTEKVFTLKDIPPYSLVYVFNTYAIDRMVRRLTAEYPQLPILKRRKIQKIAQDFKVNLEKFPEVLHGIAKYHAKLTYTEKRFIERLVREGFISIVFATSALGVGVNLPFQWVLFATLKVPTGRGEQDWLSKIDFVQLAGRAGRKGFFDEGYVGFLKHDYVPYEDFYESHDHYRTLLVKPLEEPVIKLTVDLEAVVKGHKDFDEEIEYVSKYSEPPLTEEEVKRLRQWAESVKKTLSGLSELERTVLSKFYLPELELEENIRLAKLIVSRQAKLYENKKYRVFYSSDLESFIARDDEVKELLVIRKIMRTLQGKKFEDTYLYFEGLEEVEKRIKELDPLLLEVG; encoded by the coding sequence ATGAGCTTGTATAAGTGGCAAAAAGAGTGCTTAGAGCTTATAAAAGACAGGAACGGGATAATCTCTGCCCCTACCAACGCAGGAAAGACAAAAGTGGCATACCTGTGGATGGATGTAAAGGGGGCTGTAGAGGGCAGGCACAAGATAATCTACACAGTGCCTATAAAGGCTCTGGCTAATGAAAAAACAGACGAATTAATCCAGCTCTATGGAAAAGAGCATGTGGGAATAGAGACAGGAGATGTAAAAGTAAGAGAAAACTCACCAATTCTGGTTTGCACGCAGGAGATATACACAAGGAAGTATGCCCGTCAGAAGAAGGACTTCAAAGTTGTTATGGACGAATTTCACTATATCTTTTCTGCAAAAGACAGGGCAAGGGCATACATAGACGGCATAAGATACGCTCAGAAGAGCCACAGGCTACTTATAATGAGTGCTACTCTTTCTAAGCCAGAGAGAATAAAGGCTTATCTTGAGAAGAACACAGGCAAGGACTTTGTGCTGTATGAGACGGACTTTAGACCTACAAAGCTCATATTTACTGAAAAAGTCTTCACTCTGAAAGACATACCACCTTATAGCCTTGTGTATGTCTTCAATACATATGCTATAGACCGCATGGTTAGAAGACTTACCGCTGAGTATCCTCAACTGCCAATCCTCAAGAGAAGAAAAATACAGAAAATAGCTCAAGATTTTAAAGTCAATCTTGAGAAGTTTCCAGAAGTTCTCCACGGCATAGCTAAATACCATGCAAAGCTCACATACACGGAAAAGAGGTTTATAGAGCGTCTTGTCAGAGAGGGCTTTATCAGCATAGTCTTTGCCACAAGTGCCTTAGGAGTGGGGGTCAATCTTCCCTTTCAGTGGGTTTTGTTTGCTACCTTGAAAGTGCCGACTGGCAGAGGAGAGCAGGATTGGCTTTCCAAGATAGACTTTGTCCAGCTTGCAGGAAGGGCTGGAAGGAAAGGGTTCTTTGATGAGGGGTATGTAGGTTTTCTAAAGCATGACTATGTGCCTTATGAGGACTTTTATGAAAGCCATGACCACTACAGAACTCTTCTTGTAAAGCCCTTAGAAGAGCCTGTTATAAAGCTCACAGTAGATTTAGAGGCTGTAGTGAAAGGACACAAAGACTTTGATGAGGAGATAGAGTATGTGTCAAAGTATTCAGAGCCACCGCTGACAGAGGAAGAGGTCAAAAGGCTAAGGCAGTGGGCGGAAAGTGTAAAGAAGACGCTCTCAGGACTTTCAGAGCTTGAAAGAACCGTTCTTTCTAAGTTTTATCTTCCTGAGCTTGAGCTTGAGGAAAATATAAGACTTGCCAAGCTTATAGTCAGCAGGCAGGCAAAGCTTTATGAAAACAAGAAATACAGGGTCTTTTATTCTTCTGACCTTGAGAGCTTTATAGCAAGAGATGACGAGGTAAAAGAACTGCTTGTCATAAGAAAGATAATGAGGACTTTGCAAGGTAAGAAGTTTGAAGACACTTATCTGTATTTTGAAGGGCTTGAAGAAGTAGAAAAGAGGATAAAAGAGCTTGACCCATTACTTCTGGAGGTAGGCTGA
- a CDS encoding S24 family peptidase: MLEDKLRDIVKQRMVEERLDYGDLAKLAGVDRKSVQNFIEGTAGVRLHTVELILQALKIDLREVLEREREREEAEYTRVKVYGSIGASKEGLEPVDVVDEIILPVRIKKNGVIAFKVRGNSMHPSIVDGSIVLIDTNIKQPEHEKIFVFYMPYKGAVVKRTIFLNQDTIILKSDNELYGEFVFTRRDFELGEVMVVGKVILSIQKYS, encoded by the coding sequence ATGTTAGAGGACAAGCTGAGGGATATAGTAAAGCAGAGGATGGTAGAGGAGAGGCTTGACTATGGGGATTTAGCTAAGCTGGCGGGGGTGGATAGAAAAAGCGTTCAGAATTTTATAGAGGGAACTGCGGGTGTGCGACTACATACGGTGGAGCTGATACTACAGGCTTTGAAGATAGACCTCAGGGAAGTATTAGAGAGGGAAAGGGAGAGGGAAGAAGCGGAATATACAAGGGTGAAAGTTTATGGTTCCATTGGAGCAAGCAAAGAGGGGCTTGAACCTGTGGATGTGGTAGATGAGATAATCCTGCCAGTAAGAATAAAGAAAAATGGGGTTATAGCCTTTAAGGTAAGGGGCAACAGCATGCATCCTTCTATTGTGGATGGCTCTATAGTGCTTATAGACACGAACATAAAACAGCCCGAGCATGAAAAGATTTTTGTCTTCTACATGCCTTATAAAGGTGCGGTAGTAAAAAGGACTATCTTTCTAAATCAGGACACGATTATTTTAAAATCCGACAATGAGCTTTATGGGGAGTTTGTCTTCACCAGAAGAGATTTTGAGCTGGGAGAGGTTATGGTGGTGGGTAAAGTAATACTGAGCATTCAAAAATACTCTTGA
- a CDS encoding AAA family ATPase, with product MFYVVRTKDYRRVIDKIVRSYQRKNIEEGTQYRVFVYSPAIETVEGQSFDRESFFRALKDGQEHVYIFRNFCPFNADEIAHMVEKYMLGSSPVDVYVLSATYEIPQEVSSHVVEIDDYLPSQEEAGEDYFQGLSSVEVKKAKRLGKDLKEARKEILKQAGGILEVFEPYEVEQAVGLGEVIELLKAMKGHGKGTLLMGVPGTGKTLIAKNLSKEDVVVRFNFSAVYSKYVGESERNLRIALKTLEQFGDCFVFIDEFEKALSTGQGDSGVSRRLLGEFLSWLEDRKRGQYIIATLNDLTNIPVELVRTGRWDFMLGLTPPPQSVRNQIIDYYAQKYSLPFDAKLASIQGITPADIATIYRVAYVVGLEKAKRYVKLTKDLHPHFDRLVELVKKYTVLVWEEDIHELV from the coding sequence ATGTTTTATGTGGTAAGGACTAAAGACTACAGGAGAGTTATAGACAAGATAGTCAGGAGCTATCAGAGGAAAAACATAGAGGAAGGCACTCAGTATAGAGTTTTTGTCTATTCACCAGCCATAGAAACTGTGGAGGGACAAAGCTTTGACAGAGAGAGCTTTTTCAGAGCTTTGAAAGACGGACAAGAGCATGTGTATATCTTCAGGAATTTCTGTCCTTTCAATGCTGATGAGATAGCTCACATGGTAGAAAAATACATGCTTGGCTCTTCACCCGTTGATGTTTATGTGCTGTCAGCCACTTATGAGATACCCCAAGAGGTCTCTTCTCATGTGGTAGAGATAGACGACTATCTTCCTTCTCAAGAAGAGGCTGGAGAGGATTACTTTCAGGGGCTATCTTCTGTTGAAGTAAAGAAAGCCAAAAGGCTTGGGAAAGACTTGAAAGAGGCAAGAAAGGAAATACTTAAGCAGGCAGGTGGAATACTTGAAGTCTTTGAGCCTTATGAGGTTGAGCAGGCGGTGGGTTTAGGAGAAGTTATAGAGCTTTTAAAAGCCATGAAGGGTCATGGAAAAGGAACGCTCCTTATGGGTGTGCCTGGGACAGGGAAAACGCTTATAGCCAAGAACCTCTCTAAGGAAGATGTGGTTGTAAGGTTTAACTTTTCTGCGGTGTATTCAAAGTATGTGGGGGAAAGTGAAAGGAACTTGAGGATAGCCTTGAAAACTCTTGAGCAGTTTGGGGATTGTTTTGTCTTCATAGATGAATTTGAGAAAGCCCTTAGCACAGGACAAGGAGACAGCGGAGTATCCAGAAGGCTCTTGGGAGAGTTTTTATCGTGGCTTGAGGACAGAAAGAGAGGACAATACATAATAGCCACTCTTAACGACCTTACCAACATACCTGTGGAGCTGGTGAGAACTGGCAGGTGGGACTTCATGCTGGGGCTTACTCCACCGCCTCAATCAGTGAGAAACCAGATAATAGACTACTACGCTCAGAAATACTCACTGCCTTTTGACGCAAAGCTTGCAAGCATTCAAGGAATAACACCTGCGGACATAGCCACCATCTACAGAGTTGCCTATGTGGTAGGGCTTGAAAAGGCAAAAAGGTATGTAAAGCTCACAAAAGACCTGCATCCTCATTTTGACAGGCTTGTGGAGCTTGTAAAGAAATACACGGTGCTTGTGTGGGAGGAAGACATACATGAGCTTGTATAA
- a CDS encoding glutaredoxin family protein produces the protein MLAECLILLFTQTGCSSCNVAKHYLERMSMPYRVVSIEENRELARMYGVWGSPTLVLIKGNAVISRYYGFNPEGVKDWYKEKCSS, from the coding sequence ATGCTTGCGGAGTGTCTTATATTGCTTTTTACCCAGACAGGCTGTAGCTCCTGCAATGTGGCAAAGCATTACCTTGAAAGAATGTCCATGCCTTACAGGGTAGTGTCTATAGAAGAAAACAGGGAGCTTGCAAGGATGTATGGGGTGTGGGGTTCTCCTACCTTAGTGCTTATCAAAGGCAATGCGGTCATTTCAAGATACTATGGCTTTAACCCAGAGGGAGTGAAAGACTGGTATAAGGAAAAATGCTCCTCATAG
- a CDS encoding sigma-70 family RNA polymerase sigma factor codes for MLWELRRKALSLIPEWFVRLKVFMLKNELSKKGQERLLYSCGGLRGRFVDEIIRDYISCQLQGYEEVQRLYLALKKEKERLYKENQGLIYKVMRSMRVSPDDWEEVQDIAKFALYQAIEDWDEKHALSTLAVPLIMSRVQEYYEKNLKNSFLSYDEHVKEGEEDTFEIFCGAEDKGFNQAELKDLISRLEEKERELISLVYFEGYTIKEAGEKLGFSQKRASHIHKLALKKLKKLILGKEVVV; via the coding sequence ATGCTCTGGGAGCTGAGAAGAAAGGCTTTAAGTTTGATACCTGAGTGGTTTGTAAGGTTAAAAGTCTTTATGCTTAAAAATGAGCTAAGCAAAAAAGGTCAGGAAAGGCTTCTCTATTCCTGTGGAGGTCTAAGAGGCAGGTTTGTGGATGAGATAATAAGGGACTATATTTCTTGCCAGCTACAGGGCTATGAAGAGGTTCAGAGGCTCTATCTTGCCCTCAAAAAGGAAAAGGAGAGGCTCTACAAGGAAAATCAAGGACTTATCTACAAGGTCATGAGGTCTATGAGAGTAAGTCCAGATGACTGGGAAGAGGTTCAGGATATAGCAAAGTTTGCTCTTTATCAGGCAATAGAAGACTGGGATGAAAAACATGCTCTTTCTACCTTAGCTGTCCCTCTCATCATGTCCAGAGTGCAGGAATACTATGAGAAGAACCTTAAGAATTCTTTCCTTTCTTACGATGAGCATGTGAAGGAGGGAGAAGAAGACACTTTTGAAATTTTCTGTGGGGCTGAAGACAAAGGTTTTAATCAGGCGGAGCTAAAAGACCTCATCAGCAGGCTTGAAGAGAAAGAAAGAGAGCTTATAAGCCTTGTCTATTTTGAAGGTTATACTATTAAGGAAGCAGGAGAAAAGCTTGGCTTTTCTCAGAAGAGGGCAAGCCATATACACAAGCTTGCTCTCAAAAAGCTAAAGAAGTTAATACTTGGAAAGGAGGTGGTAGTATGA
- a CDS encoding tyrosine-type recombinase/integrase → MLTSTYLSSLSHLSEKSLQTKSYALSLLEDFTGGYVVDAVEFSQFLKEKGLSNSTIRMVLEEVQRFFLWLSERGYIARLERKKEAFRVLRTNKRKSAFTDGELKVIFDYMKSQAHPIFYIFSLVLLHSGIRLSSALALRSEDLEVKRFRLSTEDFEVVEKELLLLNVRHSKYGKTYQAGMPLLSEEEKETLKRFFSQRKDKDLWQYGWKFPKTVKTVRLNEDTVHKFYQKLSKETGIKVYPHRFRYTYASRLIASGFSPALVQSWLGHSTAKLTLEVYTQAMLEKEILRWLGS, encoded by the coding sequence ATGCTTACCTCTACATATCTATCCTCTCTTTCTCACCTCTCAGAAAAATCTTTGCAGACCAAATCCTATGCCTTATCTTTGCTTGAAGACTTCACAGGTGGCTATGTAGTAGATGCGGTAGAGTTCTCTCAATTTCTCAAAGAAAAAGGACTTTCTAATTCCACTATCAGAATGGTTCTTGAAGAAGTTCAAAGGTTTTTCCTATGGCTGTCAGAGAGAGGCTATATAGCAAGGCTGGAAAGAAAGAAAGAGGCTTTTAGAGTGCTAAGGACAAATAAAAGGAAAAGTGCCTTTACAGATGGGGAGCTAAAGGTGATTTTTGACTACATGAAAAGTCAAGCACACCCTATATTCTACATTTTCAGTCTTGTCCTGCTTCACTCAGGAATTAGACTTTCCTCAGCACTTGCCTTAAGAAGTGAAGACCTTGAAGTTAAGAGGTTCAGGCTCTCTACAGAAGACTTTGAGGTAGTGGAAAAAGAGCTTTTACTTTTGAATGTTAGACACTCCAAATATGGCAAGACCTATCAGGCAGGCATGCCACTCCTAAGTGAAGAGGAAAAAGAGACCTTAAAGAGGTTTTTCAGCCAGAGGAAAGATAAAGACCTGTGGCAATATGGCTGGAAGTTTCCAAAGACTGTAAAAACCGTTAGACTTAATGAAGACACGGTTCATAAGTTCTATCAGAAGCTTTCAAAGGAGACAGGCATAAAGGTTTATCCTCACCGTTTTAGATACACCTATGCCTCAAGGCTTATAGCCAGCGGGTTTTCTCCCGCTTTAGTTCAGTCATGGCTGGGACATTCTACGGCAAAGCTAACTCTTGAGGTTTATACACAGGCTATGTTAGAGAAGGAAATCCTGAGGTGGTTAGGCTCCTGA
- a CDS encoding tRNA (adenine-N(6)-)-methyltransferase, with amino-acid sequence MKKALIYAGRNDELRTPACAVYPLIEFLRGWRVLWEPTDRGNSEISRVLKEAGFEVISTHIEKGFDFLKDEPDFGFDAIVSNPPYSLKDRFLERAYALKKPFYFLLPLTALEGVRRGRLFRKYGINLIVFDRRVEFMDKGSVWFATGWFFWSPYKENNRIYFKELPCKS; translated from the coding sequence ATGAAGAAGGCTCTTATATATGCGGGCAGGAATGATGAGCTGAGGACGCCTGCCTGTGCGGTCTATCCTCTTATTGAGTTTTTGCGTGGCTGGAGAGTTCTCTGGGAGCCAACAGACAGAGGAAATTCTGAGATATCAAGAGTTTTAAAAGAGGCTGGCTTTGAGGTCATTTCCACGCATATTGAAAAAGGCTTTGACTTTTTAAAAGATGAACCAGATTTTGGGTTTGACGCCATTGTGTCAAATCCGCCTTATAGCTTAAAGGACAGGTTTTTAGAAAGAGCTTATGCACTGAAAAAGCCTTTTTATTTTTTACTGCCTTTGACCGCCTTAGAGGGGGTAAGGAGAGGAAGGCTTTTCCGAAAGTATGGCATAAACCTTATCGTTTTTGACAGAAGAGTGGAGTTTATGGATAAAGGTAGCGTGTGGTTTGCAACAGGCTGGTTTTTCTGGTCGCCCTATAAGGAAAACAACAGGATATATTTTAAGGAGCTGCCATGCAAATCCTGA
- a CDS encoding lytic transglycosylase domain-containing protein, translated as MRELFLFLFLTGFSFAIPYQQCFISASQHYGVPYELLIAIAQVESNFNPRAININRNGTADRGIMQINTSWDSYLRRYGIDPRWVWEPCYNIHLGAMVLRHCVDTYGYSWRAVDCYNKGSKARESSRYVWSVYIAMQKLYAGGYK; from the coding sequence ATGAGGGAACTTTTTCTTTTTCTATTTCTTACTGGTTTTTCCTTTGCAATTCCCTACCAGCAGTGTTTTATCTCCGCAAGTCAGCACTATGGAGTTCCTTATGAACTTCTGATAGCCATAGCTCAGGTAGAGAGTAATTTCAACCCAAGAGCTATCAACATAAACAGGAATGGCACGGCTGACAGAGGCATAATGCAGATAAACACAAGCTGGGACAGTTATCTTCGCAGATATGGCATAGACCCCAGATGGGTATGGGAGCCATGCTACAACATACACTTAGGGGCTATGGTGCTAAGGCACTGTGTGGATACTTACGGCTACAGCTGGAGGGCGGTGGATTGTTATAACAAAGGCTCAAAAGCAAGAGAAAGCTCAAGGTATGTATGGAGCGTGTATATAGCCATGCAGAAGCTTTATGCAGGAGGTTATAAATGA